From the Rhizomicrobium palustre genome, the window GCCAGCGGGCGGGCCTTTGGGCTTGGCCGCTTCAGCGGGGGCGGCAGCGGCAGGGGCCGCGGCCACGGGGGCAGCCGCCGGGGCGGCCATATAGGAGCCGACCACCTGGCGCGCCACGCGCAAACGCGAGCCGCCCTGTTCGACTTCGATTTCTGTCAGCCCGGTCTCGGTGAGCAATTCGGCAAGTTCACGGATCACGGAAGAATCAATGCTGGGCATACTTTTCCCCTTCCCGAGCGGGAGGCGCCCCCCGATGGACTTAACATCCTTCATATTCATATGGCGGCCTCTTCGATCAGGGACGCAACGGCGTCCACGGCAAGCAGATAACTATTGGCACCGAACCCGACGATCACACCCGATGCGACGGGAGAGATATAGGAGTGATGGCGAAATTCCTCACGCGCAAAGGTATTCGATAGATGTACCTCGACGATGGGGCAGGAAAGAGCCCTTAAAGCGTCGTGGATGGCAATCGACGTATGCGTGTAGGCACCGGCATTGATGATGATGCCGGCCGCAGCCTCCCGCGCCTCATGAATCCATTCGACCAGCTCGCCTTCATGGTTGGACTGGCTGAAAACCACGTCATAGCCATGGCTTTGGGCCCGCGCGGCGGTCATATCGCCGATATCGGACAAAGTGGTGCGGCCATATACGTCCGGCTCTCTCGTCCCCAAGAGGTTGAGATTGGGCCCATTGAGGACATATATCGCCTTGGCCCTGGACTTCTTGGCCACGAAAATGGCTCCGTTACGAGTTCGGATTCGCCTTATAATCGCCAATCGGGGCGGCGCAAACACCAATCAGGATCAGGCGTTATGGCTGTTACAGTGACGATTAACGGAGAAGCCCGCGAACTGAACGGTCCGGTCAGCGTGGCAGCTCTGCTAACAGATATGGGACTCGACCCCGCCAAAATTGCGGTCGAACGCAATTTGGAAGTGGTTCCCAAGTCCCAATACCACGAAATCACGGTGAATGGGGGAGATCGCCTCGAAATCGTGCATTTCATCGGCGGCGGCGATGACGCCCGCCCTGTGGATAAACCGTTGATAATTGCCGGGCGGACCTTCAAGTCGCGCCTTATTATCGGGACAGGGAAGTACAAGACCTATGCCCAGAACGCCGCGGCGCTGAAAGCCTCGGGCGCCGAGATGGTGACGGTGGCCGTGCGTCGGGTGAATCTGACGGATAATTCATCTGAGAAGCTGGTCGATTTCATCGATCCCAAGGAATACGTCTACCTGCCCAACACGGCGGGCTGCTTCACGGCGGAGGACGCCATGCGCACCCTTCGCCTGGCGCGCGAGGCGGGCGGCTGGACTCTGGTGAAGCTGGAGGTCCTGGGGGACAAGAAGACCCTTTACCCCAACATGATCGAAACCCTGCGCGCCACCGAACTCCTCATCAAAGAGGGTTTCCAGGTGATGGTCTATTGCAGCGACGATCCTTTGATGGCCAAGCGCCTTGAGGAACTCGGCGCCTGCGCGATCATGCCTTTGGCCGCGCCCATCGGGTCGGGCCTCGGGGTGCAGAACCCTGTCGGCATACGGATGATTATTGAAGAGGCGAAGGTGCCGGTGATCGTCGATGCCGGTGTCGGCACGGCCTCGGATGCGGCGATTGCCATGGAGCTGGGCTGCGACGGCGTTCTGATGAACACCGCCATCGCCGAAGCCAAGGACCCGGTGCTGATGGCTGCCGCGATGCGCCATGCGGTGGAAGCGGGGCGCCTTGCGTATCTCGCCGGCCGCATGCCCAAAAAGCGCTACGCCGATCCCTCGAGCCCGATTGCGGGGTTGATTTAGCCTCCAACCCTCCCTCAAGGGGAGGGTGGAACCTACTTCATCAGCGCCTTGATCTCGTCCTCGGTGATCTCACCGGCATGGACTTTGCCGTTGATGATGAACATCGGCGTGCCGCTGAACTGGGCCTCGCGGGCGAGGCGGGCGCTGGTGGCCATATCTGCCTCTACATGTCAGCCGGTGGTCTCGTTGTTGGACGATTCATTCGCGTTATATCTAGGCGCGCTTATCGTCAGGGATTTTATTGATCCTTTTCATGTAATTGCCTCGTGGGGCTATCCGGGCTTTTCCAGAATTGAAGCAGTAATCTCCAGAGAATTCGAAGCAAACTTGAGTTCTCCAATTGACTTTGAAAACATCTTTGGAAAACACGGTAACTCGACAAAATATGCAGGATTGCTCTTCGCGCAAAGCCGAGATTAGTTGCTCTGTCATGACAACTGGGGGGAACACTTCTGGGAAGGTGTCATAAAATCCGTTGGGATGGATCGTAATTCGTGGAAACTGACCTTCCGGGATTTTCTCCTCATCCTCCCATTCCCAATTGAGTTGGCGCACAACAACACAGGAGGCAATGGCGACATCGATCGCTGGGCTTTGCCCATGGTTTGTGGCTCTTACGTGAAACTTAATTGGTCTACCGGGAGCGATGTCCCCAGATATTACGTCAAATCCCAAGTAGGCTCGGACTTGGGCGCGACCGACGTCACGAGCGACTTTGATAGATTTCTCAGCCGCGTTGGAGGCTCTCTTGGCTTCATCAGCAGCATCGCGACTCGCATCGGCTGCGCGCTTCGTGTGATAAAGCGTGAAGCCGACAAGTATCACACCAGCCGCCGTGATGAACATTTCGAGCGTTGCAACAATTGCTATCCACGGCGTCCACGCAGCTACCCTTTCTTGGGCTTCGACGTTGCGTCGTTCATAGTCGGATGGTGGCTTGCGGGCTTCTGCTTCAAGTGCTCCGGCTATCCGCTTTAGGTCCGGTGCTAGAGATGATGGAGACGTTTGGGTTGCGTTATTAGCTGGCGGTTTTTGGGGGGAGATTGATGCAGCTTTTCCTTCTGCAGAGCTGTGCAAGATCAGCAAGACTGCCGTAACGATTAGCAAATAGTACCGCAACATGAACAGCCCGCCGTGAGTCCCCCGTAGGCGATCGTACGGCGGTTGTGTCCCCCTGTCTTTTCAATTTTTTCTCGCCTGCGGTATTCTCTCCGCTGAGACGCATAATGCCAATCGCCGGGTTGATTTGATCACATCCCGTCATGGCCGGCCTCAGAGCCGGCCATCCAGGCGGTATGGATGGCCGGGTCAAGCCCGGCCATGACGTTTGACGAATTACGACTTCATCAGCGCCTTGATTTCGTCCTCAGTAATTTCACCGGCGTGGACTTTGCCGTTGATGATGAACATCGGCGTGCCGCTGAATTGGGCCTCGCGGGCGAGGCGGGCGCTTGCCAGCATGGCCTTGTCGGTTTCGGGCGCGGTGAGATCCGCGGAAAGCTTCATCACATCGATGCCGACATCGCGTGCCGCTTTCAAGAGTACCTCTTGATCGACCGCCTGTTTGCCTTCGCTCATCAGCGCGAAATGCAGCGCCAGCGCCTTGTCGCCTTGCTTTCGTGCCGCCACCGCGGCGCGCGCGGCCATCTGCGATTGGGCGCCGAAAATTGGAAACTCGATGAAGGAAAAGCGCGTGTCGTGCTTATGCGCCTCGTAGAACTTCTTCACCGCCGCCGAGGTGTTGCGGCAATGGCCGCAATTATAGTCATAGAACTCAACAAAGGTGTTCTTGGCATTGGCCGGGCCGGTGACATAACCGACGGCGGGATCGAGCAGCGCCTTCTGTCCGATCTTGTCGACCGCCTTTTGTGTGGCGAGGGCTTCCTCGGCGGCGGCATCGGCTTCCGCCTTGGCCTGCATTTCATAGATCAGCTTGGGATTGGCGAGCAGGAACGAGCGCAGCCGCGCATCCGAGGCCACCGGCACCAGATGAAAGGCGAGGGCGCCGCCCATGATTGCAATCGCCGCCACCGCGCCTACGGCACCGCCCAGCGCCGCCGATTTCCAACCCTGCTGCATGATATTGTCCTGTCTTTAATTCCGGCGCAGTTGGGATTGCGCGATGGCGAGAATGTCGTTGGCCCGTTCCCAATCGGGCGTGCCGTTCTGTAGTTTCTGGCGCGCACGCAGCGCAAACACCGCCGCTTTGCGAATGTCGCCGACGCTGTAATAGCGCTCCGAGGTGGAGAGGTCCGCCATCGCGGTGTTTCCGAGATCGCTATAGGCCTGCGCCAGCTCATACCAGGCGAAGGGATTGTCGGTATCCTGCTGCACGGCGATCTTGAGATTGGCGACGGCTTTTTCTTCCATCGCCTTCTGGCCTGTCGCGATTTGCGCAGCCGCCAGCGCCACGCGCAGCTCCGGCGCATCCGGCAAAAGGTCGACACTCTTCTGATAGGGCACGACGCCTTTCATCGGCTGGCTCATCGAGACGTAGATCTGGCCGAGAACCTCATAGAAGTACGGATTTTTCGGCTCGTCTTTGATCAGGCTGTTGGTCTCGGAGAGGGCCTTGGGCAGGTCGGGCGAGCGCATATAGACAATGGCGCGGGCATAGCGGGCCTGCGGTGAGGTGTTCGTCACCGGATAGCGGTACATCACATCCTGAACCGGCAGGGTGTAGCCGATCAGCTTAGCCTTCACCATTTCATAGGCGTGTACGGCTTGCGGGGAATCCGGCACATCGCGATAGGGCGAGGCTTCCGCGATCAGGCGCAAATTCGTCACGCGGTCGCGGCTCGCCGGATGCGAGGTGGCGAACTGCTCGGGGTTTTTCACCATCATGGCTTCTTCATTGGCCATGCGCTCGAAGACATTGACCATGCCCATGCCGGAGAGGTGGATGGCACGCAGATATTTCTGGCCCATCTGGTCGGCAGTGGCTTCTTGGGCGCGCGAGAAGGCGAAGAACTGCGCCGCCGCCACGCTCTGACCCATGCCCATCAGCACCATGCCCGCCTGGCCTGCACCCGCAATCGCCGCACCAATGCCGAGCAGCATCGAGAGCAGCATGGGGATTTCGGCTTTCGCCATGGCTTCGGAGCCGCGGGTGAGGTGACCGCCCGCCATATGCCCGGTTTCATGCGCGAAGACGCCGATCATCTCGTTCGGCGTTTTGAGGTTAATGAAGAGACCGGTGTTCACGAAAATGTTTTGCCCCTCGGCCACGAAGGCGTTCAGCGAAGGGTCATTCACGAGATACATCTTCACCGCTTGCGGATCGATACCTGCGACTTTCAGGATCGGCTCCTCGTAAGAGCGGATAAGGCGTTCAGTTTCGGTATCCTGTACCAAGCTGATGCCCTGGGCCGCGGCGGGGCCAAAAACGGCCCATGCGGCGCCGAAAAAGCCCGCGCAGAAGGACAGAAGGCGTCCCGACACAAGTCTGCGGCTTTTCCGGTCGTTCAGAGGGTTGCAAATCGTCAAAGCTTGGACTCTCCTCTTCCCCCAAACGGTTCGGGCGACGGTAGGTATAGGCGCTGTTTGCGTCAACGGCGCGCGGCCCACAAGTGTATTCGGATTCAGCAAGGATTACGGCCAGTTCATGATTTACGCGCGCGCATTAGCCGGGGTTGCCGGCCTTGTTCTTCTGGCCGGCTGCTCGGTCGATCTCGGCTCCGTGGGCGACACGGTGGGGCTCGGCTCCAAGGCACAGCCGCAGGGCCTGGCGGTGGGCGATGAGCCTTTTGCGGTGCGCGTGGGGGCGGCGACCCTGGCTCAGGGCGGTTCGGCGGCGGATGCGGCCTCGGCGATGTATTTTGCGCTCTCCGTCACCTATCCCGTGGCGGCTGGGCTCGGCGGCGGCGGCATTTGCATCGTTCATGATCCGGCCAAGAACGAAACCGTGGAATATGATTTTCAACCGCGCGATGCGGCTTCGGGTGGGGCCTATGCAGTGCCGGGCGCTGTGCGCGGCATGGCGCTGATGCAGGGGCAATACGGCAATCTGCCATGGCAGAAGGTGGTCTCACCTGCCGAAGGCTATGCACGGGCTGGTTTTCCGGTCTCCAAAGCCTTGGCCGACAGGCTTGCTTCCACGGTGGATGTGATCCGGCTCGATGCCGGGCTTTCGGCGGCGTTCCTGGATGAATCCGGCAAGCCCATACCGGTTGGCACGATGGTGACCAATCCCGACCTTGCGAACACTTTGGCCGCGATCCGGGAAGCCGGGCCTGATGGTTTTTACGCGGGCGCGGTGGGCCAGAAGATTTCCGCTTATGCGGCAAGTGAGGGCGGGGCGATCACCGCCGCCGATCTCGCCTCGGCCAAGGCGCAGGTGACGACACCGCGCGTCAGCCAAATGGGTTCGCAATATATCTATCTGCCGTCGCAAAAGACTGGCGCGGGGGCTTTCGCGGGCGCCGTTG encodes:
- the aroQ gene encoding type II 3-dehydroquinate dehydratase gives rise to the protein MAKKSRAKAIYVLNGPNLNLLGTREPDVYGRTTLSDIGDMTAARAQSHGYDVVFSQSNHEGELVEWIHEAREAAAGIIINAGAYTHTSIAIHDALRALSCPIVEVHLSNTFAREEFRHHSYISPVASGVIVGFGANSYLLAVDAVASLIEEAAI
- the thiS gene encoding sulfur carrier protein ThiS produces the protein MAVTVTINGEARELNGPVSVAALLTDMGLDPAKIAVERNLEVVPKSQYHEITVNGGDRLEIVHFIGGGDDARPVDKPLIIAGRTFKSRLIIGTGKYKTYAQNAAALKASGAEMVTVAVRRVNLTDNSSEKLVDFIDPKEYVYLPNTAGCFTAEDAMRTLRLAREAGGWTLVKLEVLGDKKTLYPNMIETLRATELLIKEGFQVMVYCSDDPLMAKRLEELGACAIMPLAAPIGSGLGVQNPVGIRMIIEEAKVPVIVDAGVGTASDAAIAMELGCDGVLMNTAIAEAKDPVLMAAAMRHAVEAGRLAYLAGRMPKKRYADPSSPIAGLI
- a CDS encoding DsbA family protein; this translates as MATSARLAREAQFSGTPMFIINGKVHAGEITEDEIKALMK
- a CDS encoding thioredoxin domain-containing protein, which codes for MQQGWKSAALGGAVGAVAAIAIMGGALAFHLVPVASDARLRSFLLANPKLIYEMQAKAEADAAAEEALATQKAVDKIGQKALLDPAVGYVTGPANAKNTFVEFYDYNCGHCRNTSAAVKKFYEAHKHDTRFSFIEFPIFGAQSQMAARAAVAARKQGDKALALHFALMSEGKQAVDQEVLLKAARDVGIDVMKLSADLTAPETDKAMLASARLAREAQFSGTPMFIINGKVHAGEITEDEIKALMKS
- a CDS encoding M48 family metalloprotease, which codes for MSGRLLSFCAGFFGAAWAVFGPAAAQGISLVQDTETERLIRSYEEPILKVAGIDPQAVKMYLVNDPSLNAFVAEGQNIFVNTGLFINLKTPNEMIGVFAHETGHMAGGHLTRGSEAMAKAEIPMLLSMLLGIGAAIAGAGQAGMVLMGMGQSVAAAQFFAFSRAQEATADQMGQKYLRAIHLSGMGMVNVFERMANEEAMMVKNPEQFATSHPASRDRVTNLRLIAEASPYRDVPDSPQAVHAYEMVKAKLIGYTLPVQDVMYRYPVTNTSPQARYARAIVYMRSPDLPKALSETNSLIKDEPKNPYFYEVLGQIYVSMSQPMKGVVPYQKSVDLLPDAPELRVALAAAQIATGQKAMEEKAVANLKIAVQQDTDNPFAWYELAQAYSDLGNTAMADLSTSERYYSVGDIRKAAVFALRARQKLQNGTPDWERANDILAIAQSQLRRN
- a CDS encoding gamma-glutamyltransferase, with the protein product MIYARALAGVAGLVLLAGCSVDLGSVGDTVGLGSKAQPQGLAVGDEPFAVRVGAATLAQGGSAADAASAMYFALSVTYPVAAGLGGGGICIVHDPAKNETVEYDFQPRDAASGGAYAVPGAVRGMALMQGQYGNLPWQKVVSPAEGYARAGFPVSKALADRLASTVDVIRLDAGLSAAFLDESGKPIPVGTMVTNPDLANTLAAIREAGPDGFYAGAVGQKISAYAASEGGAITAADLASAKAQVTTPRVSQMGSQYIYLPSQKTGAGAFAGAVVDHLARATQTDIGGKDLQASVVYATQQALKDYKVSDLPKDLGATGFAAMDNKGQAVACAVTMNGPFGSGHTARGTGVTLAKAPSSGAAGLASAFLTPVIAAPRTDEPAVLAGAGAGGPNGTAAIAYALARITAGDEILTRKDLRTTGVAPYDTVNALVCSGSTCVALPDPAASGLGAAVPTRKK